The DNA window AGTGTCGCTGACGGCAGGCGACACAGTGGTGTTTTCCTCGCGTACCATTCCCGGCAACGAGAAGGCGATCCTCGAGATCAAGAACCGCCTCATCGATCTCGGCGTCAAGATCATCGAGGATGGTGATGCGCTGGTGCATGTCTCCGGCCATCCTCGGCGCAGCGAATTGCGCAAGATGTATGAATGGGTGCGCCCGCAGATCGGCGTTCCCGTGCATGGCGAGGCGGCGCATCTGGTGGCGCAGGGATCGCTGATGTCGACATCGGGCATCGGCCAGGTGGCGCAGGTGCGCGACGGCGACATGCTGCGGCTCGCTCCCGGCCCCGCCACCATCATCGACCAGGTGCCGTTCGGCCGCATCTACAAGGATGGCAGACTGATCGGCACCGATCAGGCTATGGGCATCCGCGACCGGCGCAAACTGTCCTTTGCCGGCCATGTCGCGGTCAATGTCGTGCTCGACGACAAATATGAACTTGCCGGAGACCCCGATCTGGTCGCCATCGGCGTCGCCGAGGCCGATGGCCGTGGCGAGACGCTGGAAGATTTGATGATCGATGCGGCAATCGGCGCGGTGGACTCGATCCCCCGCCAGCGCCGAAAAGACCTCGACCTGGTGCAGGAAGCGGTACGGCGCGCGGTGCGTGGCGCCGCCAACGAAGCCTGGGGCAAGAAGCCGCTGGTGACGGTGTTCGTCACGAGGTGACGAACAAGGGAGTAGGGGAATAAGGGAGTAGGGCAGTAGGGATTTCGATACGAGGCACGGTCAGCTTTCCCCCTATTGCCATACTGCCTTACTGCCCTGAGGAAAAACCTATGCTCGGACGTCTGAACCATGTCGCGCTTGCGGTGCCGGAGCTGACAGCTGCCGTCGCCGCCTATCGCAACACGCTGGGCGCCGAGGTGACGGAGCCGCAGGCGCTGCCGGAGCATGGCGTCACGGTGGTGTTCGTCAATGTCGGCAACACCAAGATCGAACTTCTGGAGCCTTTGGGCGAGGGGTCGCCGATCGCCGCTTTCCTGGCGAAGAACCCTTCCGGCGGCATGCACCATCTTTGCTACGAAGTCGATGACATCCTGGTCGCGCGCGATCAGCTCAAGGCTGCCGGCGCCCGTGTGCTGGGCGACGGCAACCCGAAGATCGGCGCCCATGGCAAACCGGTGCTGTTCCTGCATCCGAAGGATTTCTTCGGCACGCTGATCGAACTGGAGCAATCATGAGCTGGGTTTCGTTCACCGCCCTGTTCTTCGCGACCTGGTGGGTGGTGCTGTTTGCCGTGCTGCCGTTCAGCGTGAAGACGCAGGACGACGATCACGATGTGACGCTGGGCACGGTTCCGAGCGCGCCGCGCGGCCCCCACATGCTGCGCGCCGTGATCCGCACCACCGTCGCCACCGCGATCCTCATGGGCATTTTCTATGGCCTGACGCACGGCCTGGGATACAGCCTCAACGACATCCCGCACATCGTACCGGATTTCGGCCAGACGCCAGCCAAATAGTCCAAATAGACTGTCCGACAACGGTGTTTTGATCCGTCGAAACCCTGCGGTTTCGGACGGGAATGCGGTGCCGTTTTGCGGTTGGGGGAGCGCTGACGCAGGGTAAGGTGGTTTGGCAATTCGTTGCGCTAAGCGGATGATTGCACAAAAAAATGCAAGGCACAAGGCCTTGCAATTTAAACGCGTCCGATCTGTTTCCGGTTTCCGGCGGCAGCGAGTAACCGCGCCTAGATCGCATCCTCCCAAGACTTTGACCGCGTAGGAGAGCAGATTTTTTCTGCCCTCTCGGTTATCGGGGCACATTAGCCTAACGCGAATGAAAATGTCACGAAGAATTTTGCCTCGAAACGGGCATTCTCGTGCTGCACTGCACAATAGTGCGGCAGGCGTTGCTTTCGAAACGTCCAGTAAGACGCGTGCGGCACTGCGACGCCGGGTTTGGGTTCCCATTCCGCCATGAAATGGCTATGAAGCCGGGTCAAGCAAGCCAAAGCCGCGCCGATTCTGACGCGGCCATCCTCACTCACGGACCTGTCCATGCGTTTGTCGCAGTTTTTCCTGCCCATCCTCAAAGAAAATCCGCGCGAGGCTGAAATCGTCTCGCACCGGCTGATGCTGCGCGCCGGCATGATCCGCCAGCAGGGGCAGGGCAGTTTCTCGTGGCTGCCGCTCGGCAAGCGTGTGCTGGACAAGGTCTGCCGCATCATCCGCGAGGAGCAGAATCGCGCCGGTGCGCAGGAAATCCTGATGCCCACCATCCAGTCGGCCGACCTGTGGCGCGAAAGCGGCCGCTATGACGACTACGGCAAGGAGATGCTGCGCATCAAGGACCGGCAGGACCGTGACATGCTCTACGGCCCGACCAACGAGGAAGTGGTCACCGAGATCGTCCGCGCCTATGTGAAGTCCTACAAGGACCTGCCGCTCAATCTCTACCACATCCAGTGGAAGTTCCGCGACGAAGTGCGGCCGCGATTCGGCGTCATGCGTTCGCGCGAGTTCCTTATGAAGGACGCCTATTCCTTCGACCTCGACTTCGAGGGCGCCAAGGCGGCCTACAACAGGATGTTCGTGTCCTATCTCAGGACTTTTACGCGCATGGGGCTGCAGGCCATACCGATGCGGGCCGACACCGGGCCGATCGGCGGCGATCTCAGCCATGAATTCATCATCCTCGCCGACACAGGCGAGAGCCAGGTCTTCTGCCACCGCGACTATCTTTCGCTCGATGTGCCCGGCGCCAACACCGACTTTGCCAACGACGCCGAGATTGCCGACATCGTCAAGACATGGACGACGCCCTACGCCGCCACCGACGAGATGCATGACGAGGCGGCGTGGGAAAAGATCGGCGAGAGCGACAAGGTTTCGGCGCGCGGCATCGAGGTCGGCCACATCTTCCATTTCGGCGACAAATATTCCAAGCCGATGGGCGCCAAGGTGACCGGGCCTGACGGCAAGGATCATTTCGTCTCCGGCGGCTCCTACGGCATCGGTCCTTCGCGCCTGGTCGCGGCGATCATCGAGGCCAGCCATGACGACAACGGCATCATCTGGCCGGAAGCCGTGGCGCCGTTCGACATCGGGCTGATCAACATGAAGGCGGGCGACGCCGAATGCGACCGCGTCTGCGACGAACTGCATGCCGCTTTCGTCGCCGCCGGCAATGACGTGCTCTACGACGATACCGACCAGCGGCCCGGCGGCAAGTTCGCCACCGCCGATCTGATCGGCCTGCCATGGCAGGTGATAGTTGGGCCGCGTGGTGTCGCTGCCGGCGAGATCGAGATTAAGAATCGCAAGACCGGCGAGCGCGAGACGCTGCCGATCGCGGACGCGAAAAAGCGCTTCGGTGTCGCTGCATGAGCGAGGCGGTGGCGGCAAGATCGGTCGGCGCCGGACCCTTTTCCATCTTCGAGCGCATGGTCGCCTGGCGCTATCTGCGTTCGCGGCGCAAGGAGACGGTGATCTCGGTGATCGCCTCGATCTCCTTCCTCGGCATCATGCTGGGCGTCGCCACGCTGATCGTGGTGATGGCGGTGATGAACGGGTTTAGGGCGGAGCTGTTGACGCGCATCCTTGGCGTCAACGGCCATCTGATCGTGCAGCCGCTCGATTCGCCGCTGGAGGACTATGCTCAGGTCGCTAGCCGCATCAATGGCGTGCCGGGTGTCAAATACGCCATCCCGCTGATCGACGGCCAGGTGCTGGCGCAGGGCAATGTCGGCGGCGGCACCGGAGCGCTGGTGCGCGGCATACGCGGTGAGGATCTCAGCAAGATCGCCATCGTCGCCAGCAACATCAAGCAGGGCTCGATCGCCGATTTCGACACCAGCGAGGGCGTTGCGATCGGCAAGCGCATGGCCGAGAATCTCGGCCTGACGCTCGGTGACACCATCACCTTGATCTCGCCGGACGGCGACGTGACCCCGATTGGCACGACGCCGCGCATGAAGGGCTACAAGATCGCGGCGATCTTCGAAGTCGGCATGTCCGAATATGACACCTCCATCGTCTACATGCCGTTCTCCGAAGCGCAGCTTTATTTCAACATGGACGGGCGAGCGCAGACGATCGAGATCTATGTCGACAATCCCGACGATGTCGACGCGCTGAAACCGAAGGTGGAGGCGGCGGCGCAGCGGCCGATCGACATGGTTGACTGGCGCCAGCGCAACGAGACCTTTTTCTCCGCCCTGCAGGTCGAGCGCAATGTCATGTTCATGATCTTGACGCTGATCGTGCTGGTGGCGGCGCTCAACATCATCTCCGGCCTGATCATGCTGGTGAAGGACAAGGGGCATGACATCGCCATCCTGCGCACCATGGGGGCGTCGCGTGGCGCCATCCTGCGCATCTTCCTGATGACGGGGGCGGCGATCGGCGTGACCGGCACGCTCGCCGGCGTGCTGCTCGGCGTGCTGATCTGCACCAACATCGAATCGATCCGCCAGTTCTTCTCCTGGATGACCGGCAAGGTGCTGTTCAACCCGGAACTCTATTTCCTCAGCCAGCTGCCGGCGAAGATGGATCCGCGCGAGACGACCTATGTCATCCTGATGGCGCTCGGCCTGTCCTTCCTGGCAACGGTGTTTCCCGCATGGCGGGCCGCGCGTCTCGATCCGGTCGAAGCCTTGAGGTACGAGTAGTGGCCGAGGTCATTATCGAGCTGAAGAGCGTCGAGCGGCACTATGTCCAGGGGCCGCGCAAGCTCACCATTCTCAACGGCGCCGATTTCTCGCTGAAGCGCGGCGAGATGGTGGCGCTGGTGGCGCCGTCGGGCACCGGCAAGTCGACGCTGCTGCACACTGCCGGCCTGCTGGAGCGTCCCGACGCCGGCGACGTCATTCTGGCCGGCCGTGCCTGCGGGCGGCTCTCCGACGACGAGCGCACGGCGATCCGCCGCAACGATGTCGGCTTCGTCTACCAGTTCCATCATTTGCTGCCAGAATTCTCGGCGCTGGAAAACATCATGATGCCGCAGCTCATCAAAGGGCTGAGCCGCAAGGACGCGGCCGAGCGCGCGGCGCAGCTGCTCGATTACATGCAGATCGGCAAGCGCGCATCGCACCGGCCATCCGAACTCTCCGGCGGCGAGCAGCAGCGCGTCGCCATTGCGCGTGCGGTCGCCAATGCGCCGTTGGTGCTGCTGGCCGATGAGCCGACCGGCAATCTCGACCCGGTCACCGCCTCCTATGTGTTCGAGGCGCTGGCGGCGCTGGTCAAGCAATCGGGCCTCGCGGCGCTGATCGCCACCCACAATCACGAACTGGCATCGCGCATGGACCGGCGCGTCACGCTGGCCGACGGCAAGGTCGTGCCGCTCTAAGGCTTGTTGAGATTCAGGATTCCCTCTGAGCTTGGATCGTGATTCAAGCTTTGGATGGAACGATTTGTGCTGACGGACGCCCAATGGGCGAAGATGGAACCGCATTGCCTGGGTAAACCAACCGATCCCGGACGAAGTGGGAGTGACAATCGCCGCTTCATCGAAGCCTTGCTTTGGATCGTGCGGACAGGAAGTCCATGGCGTGATCTTCCAGCCTTCTTCGGAGGCTGGAACGCCGTTTTCAAACGCTACCGCGATTGGGTCAAAGCCGATGTTTTCATTCGGCTTTTCGAGGCTTGTTCGGATGAACCGGACATGGAATACGCCATGGTCGATGCCACCATCGTCAAGGTCCACCGCCATGGACAGGGCGCAAAAGGGGGACTCAAAGCCAGGCCATAGGCCGCTCCAAGGGCGGTATGACCACCAAAATTCTGGCGCTCACCGATGCACTTGGAAATCTGGTGCGCTTTGTCCTCTTGCCCGGCCAGCGGTTCGATACGGTGGGCGTCGCGCCGCTTATCGGTGGCGTCTGCTTCGGCGGCTTGATCGCCGACAAAGCCTTCGACAGCAACACCATCATTGCCGACCTGAATGAGCGCGGCGCCAAGATCGTTATTTCACAGCACTCACGTCGTACTTTTCCCCTGCCGCTCGACAAGGAACTCTACAAATGGCGCCACCTGATCGAGAACTTCTTCTGCAAACTCAAGGAATTCAAGCGTATCGCCATGCGAGCCGATAAAACCGATCAGAGCTTCGCTGCCTTCATCAATCTCGCAGCCGCCGTCATAAACTCACGCTGAATCTCAACAAGCCTTAGGGCACGGCGATACCCAGGTGAGGCCGGCCCGCGAAAGCCGGCTCCTGCGCTTCCCCGTTCTACCGCGTCGCGGTAGAACTGAGCTCACGTACCCAAAAGTACGCTCCGCTCGTCGCAAGGCGACCCCGAAATCCACCATTTTCGGCTTGGCCTGACCTGAGTCTCGACGTGCCCTGGTGGGCGCTGGGCAACCTTCGTTCGCCCGTCAACCTTTCCTTAACCCTGCCGATTTGATCGCCGGAAAATTCTGTCGCGGCCGGATTGTGCTCGTTGACATTGAAACAAAATTAGAACAAACTACGAACATATCAACAACAGGAGAGAGTTATGACCGATCTGGTTCAGGATGTCATCTCACTGGTTTGCATGAGCACCTTCCTCGTTTCCATGGCGATTTGGATCGGAGCCATGTGATTTGGCGGCATTCGCCGCCGTGATTCTGAGCGGGCTATGACCCGTTCCGCCGTTAAGCTTTTCTTGCCGCCGCGACGTTAGGGTGCCCTGAAAGACAGGGAGAAACGTCGCGTGTCGCCCATCGTCACGGCCATTCTCGTGGCCAGCAATCTCGGGCTGATCTTTCTCTTGATGACCGTGCCGCTTGGTCTGCGCACGGTCCGGCTCAGCCGCGTGATAGCAGCGGACCGGCAGCGCCTCTGGCAGGCGCTGTGGCCGATTGGCAACGATGCCGGCTGGTCCGGCGAGATACTCTCGGCCGAAGCGCCGGACGGTGAGGGCGTGGCTCGAATCATGCTGTCCTGGGAAGGCCGCGACGGCAAGCCGATCGAGCGCAAGTCGCGGTTTGAAGAGGTGGTCGAGGGCAGCAGCTTTTCGATGCGGGTCCTCGAGGACACCGCGCTCGACGCTTCGTTCTGGAAGGATTTTCGCGAAACCACCGAACTCGTCTCCAACGGCAATGGTACGCGGGTCACCCTCAGCCAGACCGATCGCTACCGCGGCGTTGCCTTCCTGGTCTTCCGCTATTTCGCCATGCGCCGTGAACTCTCCAAGCTGCAGCATTGGGCGCGGACCGGGCAGTATCGCAAGGGCGGCTGGTTCGAGCATCCGCTGAGCCAGGTCGGCTTCGCCGCGCTGTCGGCATTGATCCTGTGGCCGTTCTTCGGCCTTCATTTCGGCGGGCTGGCGCTCGCCGCGATCCTGACATCGGTGGTCGCCCTGCATGAGCTCGGCCATATGGCGGCGTTTCGCCTGATGGGCCACAACAGGGCGCGGATGATCTTCATCCCGCTGCTCGGCGGCATCGCCATTGGCGGCCGGCCCTATGACAGCCGTTTCGAGGTCGCCTTCGTGGCATTGATGGGCGCCGGCTTCTCCGCCTTCCTGGTGCCGATCGCAATCGCCGCAAGTACCTTTGCCGGCGCTGAAGGACATCGGCTGGCGGCAATGCTGCTGGCGGCTCTGGCTGGTTTTGCCGCCCTGTTCAACATCGCCAATCTGGTGCCGGTGTGGAAGTTCGACGGCGGTCAGGTGCTGCGCCAGATCTGCCCGGGGCCGATCGCGCTGTCGCTGGCATCGTTCTTCCTGCTCTCGGCCTTTCTGGCTGTGGGTTGGCAGGCCGGCTTTTCCTCCAATTTCCTGCTCGCGACAGGAGCGGTGTTTTCGATCCTCAGCCTGCTGACGATGAGCAGCGGGGTAAAGCCGCGTCACGAGCTGAAGCCGATCCATACCATAGACCGCTTCGCCATGGCGGCGGCGTTGCTGGCGGTGTTCGCCATCCATGGCTACGGCGTTCTGTGGGCCTCCGCGCAGCTGATCTGAGCCGTTCCCCGACCGGAAAGTTCAACCGGCCTTGCGCGCCGCTTCGACAGGCAAAACCGTGGCGGGACCGAAAACATCCTCGAAGGCGGATTTCAGCGCCAGGTCAAGGTCGGCCATAGTCAGGGGAAGGCCGAGGTCGACGAGGCTAGTGACGCCGTGGTCCTGCACGCCGCAGGGCACGATGCCGCTGAAATGGTCGAGATCCGGCTCGACATTGATGGCGATGCCGTGAAAGCTTACCCAGCGCCGCAGCCGGATGCCTATCGCCGCGATCTTGTCCTCGGCCGGCGAGCCGTCCGGCAAGGAGGGGCGATCCGGCCGCACCACCCAGACGCCGACCCGGTCCTCGCGGCGTTCGCCATGCACGTTGAAGGCGGCGAGCGTGCCGATGATCCACTGTTCGAGCGCGGCGACAAAGGCACGAACATCCTCGCGCCGCCGCTTGAGATCAAGCATCACATAGGCGACCCGCTGGCCCGGCCCATGATAGGTGTATTCGCCGCCGCGTCCTGCCGCGAAGACCGGGAAGCGGTTGGCGTCGATCAGGTCCTCGCCGCGGGCGCTGGTGCCGGCGGTGTAGAGCGGCGGGTGTTCGACCAGCCAGACCATTTCGCCGGCAGCCCCGCTACGGACCGCCTCGGCGCGCGCCTCCATGAAGGCAAGCGCATCGGGATAGGCGGTGAGGCCGGGCTCAATGCGCCAATCGACCGGTGCCGAACCGGGGAGCGGCAGGAACGACGTGGCGATCTGGCTGCGTTCTGGCATGACGTGTCGCTTTTTGCTTCTACCTGTCGTGGCCCCAAAACCGCCTTGCACTTTTGGGCGACATGCATTTGTCCTCCATATGGCGATATCGGGCCGAAACGTCCAGTTCCGGCACTGCATTCGAGCCCTGCGGAGCATTATGCCAATCGCCTGATATTATTGCTTGCCGCGCACTTGTTTCGCCGGAAACGATTTGCTACACGCCGCGAGCCGGTCGGTTCCGGCTCTACCACGTGCGGTCGTGGCGGAATTGGTAGACGCGCAGCGTTGAGGTCGCTGTGGGGCAACCCGTGGAAGTTCGAGTCTTCTCGACCGCACCAAGATTTCCCTGACAGATTGCTTCTGGCGAGCCGAGGCGGCAAGCGACGACACGTCGCGGCCACACGGCTTGCCGAGGATCGAAACGGAAGCGGCGGCGGGTCATCCAGACCCGCCGCCGCTTCGCTTTTTCAGTTGCCCCGGAAAGTGGGCTTGCTCGTGGCGGTCAGGCGGCCTTCTTCATCCGGGCCAGGGTGTCGGCCACGACCTCGCCGAAGGAAGATGGCGTCGGTACGATGACGACGCCGGCCTCTTTCAGGATTTCGACCTTTTCCTGCGCCGACTCGCCGAAGGCGGAGATGATGGCGCCGGCATGGCCCATGCGCCGGCCCTTCGGCGCGGAAAGCCCGGCAATATAGGCGATCAGCGGCTTGCGCATGTTGTCGCGGGCCCAGAGCGCGGCTTCCGCCTCCTGTGGTCCGCCGATCTCGCCGATCATAACCACGGCATCGGTCTCGTCGTCCTGTTCGAACAGCTTCAGCATGTCCTTGAAGGACGAGCCGTTGATTGGATCGCCGCCGATGCCGACGCTGGTCGAGACACCGATGCCAAGTGCTTTCATCTGCGAGGCTGCCTCGTAGCCGAGCGTGCCCGAGCGCCCGACGATGCCGATGCGGCCGGGGAGATAGATGTTACCCGGCATGATGCCCATCAGTGCCTGTCCGGGTGTGATCACGCCGGCGCAGTTCGGCCCGATCAGCCGCATGCGGTCCTCGAAGCGGTAACGGCGCATGTAGCGCTTCACCTGCATCATGTCCTGCGAGGGAATGCCATCGGTGATGCAGACGCACAGCTTGATGCCGGCATCGGCGGCTTCCATGATCGAGTCCGCGGCGAAGGGGGGCGGCACGAAGACGATGCTGGCCTCGGCACGGGTCTCGCGCACCGCGCCTTTGACGGTGTTGAAGATCGGCAGGCCGAGATGCTTCTGGCCGCCTTTGCCGGGCGTGACGCCGCCGACCAGCTTGGTGCCGTAGCGTTTCATGTCGTCGGCATGGAAGCTGCCGATCTTGCCGGTAAACCCCTGGACGATGACGCGGGTGCTGCGGTTGAGCAGGATTGCCATTTTCTCGACCTCCCTCAGGCTGCTTTTTTCTTGGTGGCCGCGCGCCAGGCGGCGACGGCTTTCTCGGCGGCTTCGGCCAGCGTGTCGGCGACGATCACCGCCTCGCCGGAATCAGCCAGGATGCGGCGGCCTTCCTCGGCCCTGGTGCCGGAAAGCCGGACCACCAAGGGCACGTTGACGCCGACCTCGCGTATCGCCTTGATGACGCCTTCAGCGACCCAGTCGCAGCGGTTGATGCCGGCGAAGATGTTGACCAGTATGGTCTCGACATTCTTGTCGCCGAGCACGGCGCGGAAGGATTTCGCCACCCGCTCGGGCGAGGCGCCGCCACCAATGTCGAGGAAGTTGGCCGGCTCGCCGCCGGCGATCTTGATCATGTCCATCGTCGCCATGGCGAGGCCGGCGCCGTTGATGATGCAGCCGATATTGCCGTCGAGGCCGACATAGGAGAGGCCACGGTCGCTGGCGAAGGTTTCACGCGGGTCTTCCTGGCTCTTGTCGCGCAGCTCGGAGATTTCCGGCCGCCGGAACAACGCGTTCTCGTCGAACGACATCTTGGCGTCGAGGGCGACGAGATTGCCGTCGCGGGTCACCACCAGCGGATTGATCTCAAGCATCGAAGCGTCATAGTCGCGGAACACCTGGTAGCAGCTGAAGATGGTTTCGGTTGCCTTGCCGATCAGATTCTGGTCCAGGCCGAGCCCGAAGGCGATCTCCCGCGCCTGGAAGCGCTGCATGCCGACACCGGGATCGACCGTGGCGCGGATGATGGAATCAGGTTTTTTTCAGAGATCTCCTCGATCTCCATGCCGCCGGCGGCCGACGCCACGATCATCACGCGCTCTTCCTTGCGGTCCAGTACAAAGCCGAGATAGAGCTCCTGCGCGATGTCGACGGCTTCCTCGAGATAGAGCCGCGAGATCAGCTTGCCACGCGGGCCGGTCTGCTGGGTCACGAGCTTGCGGCCGAGCATGGCTTCGGCCGCGTTGGCGATCTCCTCGTCGTTGGCGCAGAGCTTGATGCCGCCGGCTTTGCCGCGCGCGCCGGAATGAACCTGCGCCTTTAGCACCCATTTGCTGCCGCCGATCTCGCGCGCCCGATAGCTCGCCTGTTCGGGGCTGTAGGCGAGGCCGCCGCGCGGAACATGAATCCCGTGGCGGGCAAGCAGTTCCTTGGCCTGGTATTCGTGAATGTCCATCTTGTCCTCCCAAAGCTTTCAGTGTGCGGCGGCGTGTGCTTGGCCGGCGCGTTCGATGGCTTCGTTGACCACCAGCACATTGCGCGCCATGCGTTCCGACGCCGCGTCGATCATCTTGCCGTCGAGTGCCGCCGCGCCCTTGCCCTGCGCCTCGGCCTCCTTCAGCACTTCGAGGATGCGCCTGGCGCGAGTGACTTCCTTTTCCGGCGGCGAGAAGACGTCGTTGGCGAGCGCGATCTGCGAGGGATGGATCGCCCATTTGCCTTCGATGCCCAATGCCGCGGCGCGCCTTGCGCCGGCGATGTAGCCCTCAGGGTCGGAGAAATCGCCGAACGGCCCGTCGATGGCGCGCAGGCCGTAGGCCCTGCAGGCAACCGTCATCCGCGACAGAGCGAAATGCCACTGGTCGCCCGGATAGTCGGGATTGAGGCCGCCGATGTTGACGGTGCGCGCCTTGCAACTGGCTGCATAGTCGGCGACGCCGAAATGCATTGCCTCCAGGCGGCCTGATGTAGCGGCGATCGCCTCGACATTGGCCATGCCGAGCGCCGTCTCGATGAGGGCTTCGAGGCCGACGCGGGTCTTAAAACCCTTGGCCATCTCGATCTGGTTGACCATGGCTTCGACCATATAGAGGTCGGCCGGCACGCCAACTTTCGGCACCAGTATGGTGTCCAGCCGGTCGCCAGCCTGTTCCATCACGTCGACCACGTCGCGATACATGTAGTGCGTGTCGAGGCCGTTGATGCGCACCGAAACGGTCTTGCCCTTAGCGCGCCAGTCGATGTCGTTGAGCGCCTGGATGATGTTCTTGCGGGCGCGTTCCTTGTCCGGCGGCGCCACCGCGTCCTCGATGTCGAGGAAGACGAAGTCGGCGGCGCTGTTCGCCGCCTTCTCGATCATCTCGGGACTGGAGCCGGGAACAGCAAGTTCGCTGCGCTGCAGCCTCAGTTTCTTCAGATGGTTGATGGTGTGGCTCATGGCTCGCTCCCGGATCAGGCGGCTTCGGCGATGGCGGACTGCGGCGAGCGGCGGAAATGCGCGATCGCTGCACCGACACCGGAACCCGGCGCCAGCTTGACGCCGCAGTCGAGCAGCGCCAGTTCGGCGGCGGACAGTGATGCCAGCACCATCACCTCGTTCAGCCAGCCGAGATGGCCGATGCGGAAGACCTTGCCCATCACCTTGTTGAGGCCGCCGCCGAGTGACGTCTGGTAGGTGCCGTAGGCGCGCTTGACGATGTCGGCGCTGTCGATGCCTTCGGGCACCAGGATGGCGCTGACCGTATCGGAGTGCCATTTCGGCGCTTTGGCGCAGAGCTTCAGCCCCCAGGCGTCGACCGCCTTGCGCACGCCTTCGGCGAGGCGATGGTGGCGGGCGAAGATGTTGTCGAGCCCTTCCTCGGCGATCAGATCGAGCGAAGCGCGCAGGCCGCGCAGCAGTTGCGTGGCCGGCGTATAGGGGAAATAGCCGGCGTCGTTGGCGCGGATCATGTCCTCGAACGAGAAGAAGCAGCGGCGGTGAGAGGCGACCCTGGAAGCGACGAGCGCCTTCTTGCTGACTGAGAGGAAGCCGAGGCCGGCCGGCAGCATGAAACCTTTCTGCGAGCCGCTGA is part of the Mesorhizobium loti genome and encodes:
- the sucD gene encoding succinate--CoA ligase subunit alpha: MAILLNRSTRVIVQGFTGKIGSFHADDMKRYGTKLVGGVTPGKGGQKHLGLPIFNTVKGAVRETRAEASIVFVPPPFAADSIMEAADAGIKLCVCITDGIPSQDMMQVKRYMRRYRFEDRMRLIGPNCAGVITPGQALMGIMPGNIYLPGRIGIVGRSGTLGYEAASQMKALGIGVSTSVGIGGDPINGSSFKDMLKLFEQDDETDAVVMIGEIGGPQEAEAALWARDNMRKPLIAYIAGLSAPKGRRMGHAGAIISAFGESAQEKVEILKEAGVVIVPTPSSFGEVVADTLARMKKAA
- the lipB gene encoding lipoyl(octanoyl) transferase LipB, translating into MPERSQIATSFLPLPGSAPVDWRIEPGLTAYPDALAFMEARAEAVRSGAAGEMVWLVEHPPLYTAGTSARGEDLIDANRFPVFAAGRGGEYTYHGPGQRVAYVMLDLKRRREDVRAFVAALEQWIIGTLAAFNVHGERREDRVGVWVVRPDRPSLPDGSPAEDKIAAIGIRLRRWVSFHGIAINVEPDLDHFSGIVPCGVQDHGVTSLVDLGLPLTMADLDLALKSAFEDVFGPATVLPVEAARKAG
- the mce gene encoding methylmalonyl-CoA epimerase; the protein is MLGRLNHVALAVPELTAAVAAYRNTLGAEVTEPQALPEHGVTVVFVNVGNTKIELLEPLGEGSPIAAFLAKNPSGGMHHLCYEVDDILVARDQLKAAGARVLGDGNPKIGAHGKPVLFLHPKDFFGTLIELEQS
- a CDS encoding ABC transporter ATP-binding protein, producing MAEVIIELKSVERHYVQGPRKLTILNGADFSLKRGEMVALVAPSGTGKSTLLHTAGLLERPDAGDVILAGRACGRLSDDERTAIRRNDVGFVYQFHHLLPEFSALENIMMPQLIKGLSRKDAAERAAQLLDYMQIGKRASHRPSELSGGEQQRVAIARAVANAPLVLLADEPTGNLDPVTASYVFEALAALVKQSGLAALIATHNHELASRMDRRVTLADGKVVPL
- a CDS encoding lipoprotein-releasing ABC transporter permease subunit yields the protein MSEAVAARSVGAGPFSIFERMVAWRYLRSRRKETVISVIASISFLGIMLGVATLIVVMAVMNGFRAELLTRILGVNGHLIVQPLDSPLEDYAQVASRINGVPGVKYAIPLIDGQVLAQGNVGGGTGALVRGIRGEDLSKIAIVASNIKQGSIADFDTSEGVAIGKRMAENLGLTLGDTITLISPDGDVTPIGTTPRMKGYKIAAIFEVGMSEYDTSIVYMPFSEAQLYFNMDGRAQTIEIYVDNPDDVDALKPKVEAAAQRPIDMVDWRQRNETFFSALQVERNVMFMILTLIVLVAALNIISGLIMLVKDKGHDIAILRTMGASRGAILRIFLMTGAAIGVTGTLAGVLLGVLICTNIESIRQFFSWMTGKVLFNPELYFLSQLPAKMDPRETTYVILMALGLSFLATVFPAWRAARLDPVEALRYE
- a CDS encoding site-2 protease family protein, yielding MSPIVTAILVASNLGLIFLLMTVPLGLRTVRLSRVIAADRQRLWQALWPIGNDAGWSGEILSAEAPDGEGVARIMLSWEGRDGKPIERKSRFEEVVEGSSFSMRVLEDTALDASFWKDFRETTELVSNGNGTRVTLSQTDRYRGVAFLVFRYFAMRRELSKLQHWARTGQYRKGGWFEHPLSQVGFAALSALILWPFFGLHFGGLALAAILTSVVALHELGHMAAFRLMGHNRARMIFIPLLGGIAIGGRPYDSRFEVAFVALMGAGFSAFLVPIAIAASTFAGAEGHRLAAMLLAALAGFAALFNIANLVPVWKFDGGQVLRQICPGPIALSLASFFLLSAFLAVGWQAGFSSNFLLATGAVFSILSLLTMSSGVKPRHELKPIHTIDRFAMAAALLAVFAIHGYGVLWASAQLI
- a CDS encoding IS5 family transposase (programmed frameshift), which gives rise to MERFVLTDAQWAKMEPHCLGKPTDPGRSGSDNRRFIEALLWIVRTGSPWRDLPAFFGGWNAVFKRYRDWVKADVFIRLFEACSDEPDMEYAMVDATIVKVHRHGQGAKGGPQSQAIGRSKGGMTTKILALTDALGNLVRFVLLPGQRFDTVGVAPLIGGVCFGGLIADKAFDSNTIIADLNERGAKIVISQHSRRTFPLPLDKELYKWRHLIENFFCKLKEFKRIAMRADKTDQSFAAFINLAAAVINSR
- a CDS encoding proline--tRNA ligase, with protein sequence MRLSQFFLPILKENPREAEIVSHRLMLRAGMIRQQGQGSFSWLPLGKRVLDKVCRIIREEQNRAGAQEILMPTIQSADLWRESGRYDDYGKEMLRIKDRQDRDMLYGPTNEEVVTEIVRAYVKSYKDLPLNLYHIQWKFRDEVRPRFGVMRSREFLMKDAYSFDLDFEGAKAAYNRMFVSYLRTFTRMGLQAIPMRADTGPIGGDLSHEFIILADTGESQVFCHRDYLSLDVPGANTDFANDAEIADIVKTWTTPYAATDEMHDEAAWEKIGESDKVSARGIEVGHIFHFGDKYSKPMGAKVTGPDGKDHFVSGGSYGIGPSRLVAAIIEASHDDNGIIWPEAVAPFDIGLINMKAGDAECDRVCDELHAAFVAAGNDVLYDDTDQRPGGKFATADLIGLPWQVIVGPRGVAAGEIEIKNRKTGERETLPIADAKKRFGVAA
- a CDS encoding DUF1467 family protein — protein: MSWVSFTALFFATWWVVLFAVLPFSVKTQDDDHDVTLGTVPSAPRGPHMLRAVIRTTVATAILMGIFYGLTHGLGYSLNDIPHIVPDFGQTPAK